One Caretta caretta isolate rCarCar2 chromosome 24, rCarCar1.hap1, whole genome shotgun sequence genomic region harbors:
- the NUDT17 gene encoding m7GpppN-mRNA hydrolase NUDT17 isoform X4, translated as MVSCGLDQNQFVISDSEFPGSTRILLKRPSFCPIKHLEERQAATLPEALRGRGVDVGVAVVLQSVDRRVLLTRRAKNLSIFPNIWVPPGGHMEPDEQLLEAGLRELQEETGLQLEPGRFSWTMLGLWESVYPPTLSRGLPRRHHVVVYLLLLSTESHRQLQTRIKADGSEVSAYAWLEPHVLECIAAVEDGAENMGHVPSNLPPTIKATELSGGSAQPTELPIATFLNTAPAAGEDVERVPAAQIQLEQSSAPPVTDTSTVGGVLNFII; from the exons AGACCGTCCTTTTGTCCCATCAAGCACCTGGAGGAGAGGCAGGCTGCCACGCTGCCAGAGGCGCTCCGAGGCCGTGGGGTAGACGTGGGGGTGGCTGTCGTACTGCAGTCCGTTGACAGGAGAGTCTTGCTCACGCGAAGGGCCAAGAATCTCAGCAtcttccccaacatctgggtGCCCCCCG GTGGGCACATGGAGCCGGACGAACAG TTGCTGGAGGCGGGCCtgcgggagctgcaggaggagacaGGCTTGCAGCTGGAGCCGGGCAGGTTCTCCTGGACGATGCTGGGCCTGTGGGAG TCCGTGTACCCGCCCACGCTGAGCAGAGGGCTGCCGAGGCGGCACCACGTCGTCGTGTACCTGTTGCTGCTTTCCACCGAGAGCCACCGGCAGCTGCAG ACGAGGATCAAGGCGGACGGGAGCGAGGTGAGCGCCTACGCCTGGCTGGAACCCCACGTTCTGGAGTGTATCGCGGCTGTCGAGGACGGAGCAGAGAACATGGGGCATGTGCCCAGCAACCTCCCCCCAACCATCAA AGCCACGGAGCTGAGCGGGGGCTCGGCCCAGCCCACGGAGCTTCCTATTGCGACCTTCCTGAACACAGCACCTGCAGCGGGGGAAGATGTGGAGCGG GTCCCAGCTGCTCAAATCCAGCTTGAACAGAGCTCTGCTCCACCAGTCACCGACACCAGCACAGTGGGGGGTGTTTTGAACTTTATTATCTAA